A genomic region of Streptomyces sp. R33 contains the following coding sequences:
- a CDS encoding TIM barrel protein, protein MGYTDQRFDVNLSILFTELPLLERPAAAAAAGFTAVELWWPWIETPTPAQAELDALKKALEDAGTQLVGLNFYAGQLPGPDRGAVSVPGEESERFNANINVAADFAASVGCKALNALYGNRVEGVDPAVQDELALKNLVVAARAADRVGAILLIETLNKPESPLYPLVSAPAGIEVVDKVNEATGLGNAKFLLDLYHLAMNDEDLSEVIEKYAAKTGHVQIADKPGRGAPGTGELPLEELLDQLKKAGYEGYVGLEYKAADAAASFAWLPAEARAAQ, encoded by the coding sequence ATGGGATACACGGACCAGCGCTTCGATGTGAACCTTTCGATCCTCTTCACGGAACTCCCGCTTCTGGAGCGTCCCGCGGCTGCCGCCGCGGCGGGCTTCACGGCGGTCGAGCTGTGGTGGCCCTGGATCGAGACCCCCACCCCCGCTCAGGCGGAGCTCGACGCCCTCAAGAAGGCTCTTGAGGACGCCGGGACCCAGCTGGTGGGCCTGAACTTCTACGCCGGCCAGCTGCCGGGCCCGGACCGCGGTGCGGTATCGGTTCCCGGTGAGGAGTCGGAGCGCTTCAACGCCAACATCAACGTGGCTGCGGACTTCGCCGCCTCGGTCGGCTGCAAGGCGCTGAACGCCCTCTACGGCAACCGCGTCGAGGGTGTGGACCCGGCCGTCCAGGACGAGCTCGCCCTGAAGAACCTGGTCGTGGCGGCCCGGGCCGCGGACCGCGTCGGCGCGATCCTCCTGATCGAGACCCTCAACAAGCCCGAGTCGCCGCTCTACCCGCTGGTGAGCGCCCCGGCCGGCATCGAGGTAGTGGACAAGGTGAACGAGGCCACCGGCCTCGGGAACGCCAAGTTCCTGCTCGACCTGTACCACCTGGCGATGAACGATGAGGACCTCTCCGAGGTCATCGAAAAGTACGCCGCCAAGACCGGGCACGTCCAGATCGCGGACAAGCCCGGACGCGGTGCCCCCGGCACCGGCGAGCTGCCCCTCGAGGAGCTGCTCGACCAGCTGAAGAAGGCCGGATACGAGGGCTACGTAGGCCTGGAGTACAAGGCCGCCGACGCCGCCGCTTCCTTCGCGTGGCTGCCGGCCGAGGCCCGCGCCGCCCAGTAG
- the uraH gene encoding hydroxyisourate hydrolase yields the protein MSTATTASVSTHILDTSIGRPAEGVAISLSARAGLDGEWAALGGSATDADGRCKDLPALPEGTTHVRLDFETETYFEKKQAEAQQDAPRVRDSGAFFPEVTITFAVNPGEHYHVPLLLNPFGYSVYRGS from the coding sequence ATGAGCACCGCGACCACCGCGTCGGTGTCCACGCACATCCTGGACACCAGCATCGGACGCCCCGCCGAGGGCGTCGCCATCTCCCTGTCCGCCCGTGCCGGGCTGGACGGCGAGTGGGCGGCCCTGGGCGGCTCCGCCACCGATGCGGACGGGCGCTGCAAGGACCTGCCGGCGCTGCCGGAGGGCACCACCCACGTACGTCTCGACTTCGAGACCGAGACGTACTTCGAGAAGAAGCAAGCCGAGGCGCAGCAGGACGCCCCCCGCGTAAGGGACAGCGGTGCGTTCTTCCCCGAGGTCACCATCACCTTCGCGGTGAACCCGGGCGAGCACTACCACGTACCGCTGCTGCTCAACCCGTTCGGCTACTCCGTTTACCGAGGGAGCTAG
- a CDS encoding catalase, translated as MSKRTLTTESGAPVADNQNSATAGVGGPLLIQDQQLLEKLARFNRERIPERVVHARGSAAYGYFEVTDDVTAYTSAAFLNTVGKKTETFLRFSTVADSLGGADAVRDPRGFALKFYTEEGNYDLVGNNTPVFFIKDPIKFPDFIHSQKRDPFTGKQEPDNVWDFWAHAPEATHQITWLMGDRGIPASYRHMNGYGSHTYQWTNEQGEAFFVKYHFKTNQGIRCLSSEQAAELAGKDGNSHQTDLLQAIERGVNPSWTLYVQIMPAAEAAEYRFNPFDLTKVWPHSDYPLQRVGRLVLDRNPDNVFAEVEQSAFSPNNFVPGITASPDKMLQGRLFAYADAQRYRLGVNHTLLPVNAPKATKAENYGRDGVMALRNGSRHDKNYEPNSYQGPAETGLALGAPKAVSGYTGTHEAPAHTKDDDFFQAGELYRLMSEAEKQRLVANIAGGLSQVTLEDVIEKNLAHFHAADADYGKRVEEAVRALRDA; from the coding sequence ATGTCGAAGCGCACGCTGACGACCGAGTCCGGCGCCCCGGTCGCCGACAACCAGAACTCCGCCACCGCCGGCGTCGGTGGCCCGCTGCTGATCCAGGACCAGCAGCTGCTCGAGAAGCTTGCCCGCTTCAACCGGGAGCGCATCCCGGAGCGCGTGGTGCACGCCCGCGGCTCGGCCGCGTACGGCTACTTCGAGGTGACCGACGACGTCACCGCGTACACCAGCGCCGCGTTCCTGAACACGGTCGGCAAGAAGACCGAGACCTTCCTGCGGTTCTCCACCGTGGCCGACTCGCTGGGTGGCGCGGACGCGGTCCGCGACCCGCGCGGCTTCGCGCTGAAGTTCTACACCGAAGAGGGCAACTACGACCTCGTCGGCAACAACACCCCGGTGTTCTTCATCAAGGACCCGATCAAGTTCCCCGACTTCATCCACTCCCAGAAGCGCGACCCGTTCACGGGCAAGCAGGAGCCGGACAACGTCTGGGACTTCTGGGCGCACGCCCCCGAGGCGACGCACCAGATCACCTGGCTGATGGGTGACCGCGGCATACCCGCCTCGTACCGGCACATGAACGGCTACGGCTCCCACACGTACCAGTGGACGAACGAGCAGGGCGAGGCCTTCTTCGTCAAGTACCACTTCAAGACGAACCAGGGCATCCGCTGCCTGTCGTCCGAGCAGGCCGCCGAGCTCGCGGGCAAGGACGGCAACAGCCACCAGACCGACCTGCTCCAGGCGATCGAGCGCGGTGTGAACCCGAGCTGGACCCTGTACGTCCAGATCATGCCGGCCGCCGAGGCCGCGGAGTACCGCTTCAACCCGTTCGACCTGACCAAGGTGTGGCCGCACAGCGACTACCCGCTGCAGCGCGTGGGCCGCCTGGTCCTCGACCGCAACCCGGACAACGTCTTCGCCGAGGTCGAGCAGTCTGCGTTCTCCCCGAACAACTTCGTCCCGGGCATCACCGCCTCGCCGGACAAGATGCTCCAGGGCCGCCTGTTCGCGTACGCCGACGCCCAGCGCTACCGCCTCGGTGTGAACCACACCCTGCTGCCGGTCAACGCCCCGAAGGCGACGAAGGCCGAGAACTACGGCCGCGACGGCGTCATGGCGCTGCGCAACGGCTCGCGCCACGACAAGAACTACGAGCCCAACTCGTACCAGGGTCCGGCCGAGACCGGTCTGGCGCTGGGCGCCCCGAAGGCCGTCTCCGGCTACACGGGCACCCACGAGGCCCCGGCCCACACCAAGGACGACGACTTCTTCCAGGCCGGTGAGCTCTACCGCCTGATGTCGGAGGCCGAGAAGCAGCGTCTGGTGGCGAACATCGCCGGCGGCCTGTCTCAGGTCACCCTCGAGGACGTCATCGAGAAGAACCTGGCTCACTTCCACGCCGCGGACGCCGATTACGGCAAGCGCGTCGAGGAGGCCGTCCGCGCCCTGCGCGACGCCTGA
- the uraD gene encoding 2-oxo-4-hydroxy-4-carboxy-5-ureidoimidazoline decarboxylase: MTSSPTPGLTRFNALDDSAATAELHEVCASSAWGSKLLAQRPFATADSLFSANEAAMAELTAEDLAEAMAGHAPIGRPKPGDPTSAREQRGMAGASEELKNELLELNLAYQEKFGHVFLICATGATGEFMRDAVKVRIDNSPEQEREIARGELVKINRIRLTRLVELAEEGA, encoded by the coding sequence GTGACTTCGAGTCCGACCCCGGGTCTCACCCGGTTCAACGCCTTGGACGACAGCGCGGCCACGGCCGAGCTGCACGAGGTGTGCGCCAGTTCGGCATGGGGGAGCAAGCTGCTCGCCCAGCGCCCCTTCGCCACCGCCGACTCCCTGTTCTCCGCGAACGAGGCCGCCATGGCCGAGCTCACCGCCGAGGACCTGGCCGAAGCGATGGCAGGCCACGCGCCGATCGGCCGGCCGAAGCCGGGAGACCCGACCTCCGCCCGCGAGCAGCGCGGCATGGCCGGAGCCTCGGAGGAGCTCAAGAACGAGCTCCTCGAACTGAACCTGGCGTACCAGGAGAAGTTCGGCCACGTCTTCCTCATCTGCGCCACCGGTGCGACCGGTGAGTTCATGCGGGACGCGGTCAAGGTCCGGATCGACAATTCGCCGGAGCAGGAGCGGGAGATCGCCCGCGGCGAGCTCGTGAAGATCAACCGGATCCGTCTGACCCGCCTCGTCGAACTCGCAGAAGAAGGAGCGTGA
- a CDS encoding 2-hydroxy-3-oxopropionate reductase, with product MSNPTALPSIAWIGLGIMGSPMAENLLKAGYSVTGFTLEQDKLDRLAAAGGTAAGSIAEAVKDADVIITMVPASPQVEAISYGENGILENAKSGALIIDMSSITPQTSIDLAKNAAEKGIRVIDAPVSGGEAGAIEAVLSIMVGGEKADFDAALPILEALGKVIVLCGPHGSGQTVKAANQLIVAVNIQACAEAVVFLEKSGVNLQAALDVLNGGLAGSTVLTRKKDNFLNRDFKPGFRIDLHHKDMGIVTDAARNVGAALPVGAVVAQLVASLRAQGDGGLDHSALLRAVERLSGAQI from the coding sequence ATGAGCAACCCCACTGCGCTCCCGTCGATCGCCTGGATCGGGCTCGGCATCATGGGCTCCCCCATGGCCGAGAACCTCCTGAAGGCCGGCTACTCGGTCACCGGCTTCACGCTGGAGCAGGACAAGCTGGACCGCCTGGCCGCCGCCGGCGGCACCGCCGCCGGCTCGATCGCCGAGGCCGTCAAGGACGCCGACGTCATCATCACGATGGTGCCCGCCTCCCCGCAGGTCGAGGCCATCTCGTACGGCGAGAACGGCATCCTCGAGAACGCGAAGTCCGGCGCGCTGATCATCGACATGTCGTCGATCACCCCGCAGACCTCGATCGACCTCGCCAAGAACGCTGCCGAGAAGGGCATCCGCGTCATCGACGCCCCGGTGTCCGGCGGCGAGGCCGGCGCCATCGAGGCCGTCCTGTCGATCATGGTGGGTGGCGAGAAGGCCGACTTCGACGCGGCGCTGCCGATCCTCGAGGCGCTCGGCAAGGTCATCGTCCTGTGCGGTCCGCACGGCTCCGGCCAGACGGTGAAGGCCGCCAACCAGCTCATCGTCGCGGTGAACATCCAGGCGTGCGCCGAGGCCGTGGTCTTCCTCGAGAAGTCGGGCGTGAACCTCCAGGCCGCCCTGGACGTCCTCAACGGCGGTCTGGCCGGCTCCACGGTCCTGACCCGCAAGAAGGACAACTTCCTGAACCGCGACTTCAAGCCCGGCTTCCGCATCGACCTGCACCACAAGGACATGGGCATCGTCACCGACGCCGCCCGCAACGTCGGTGCGGCCCTCCCGGTCGGCGCGGTCGTCGCCCAGCTGGTCGCCTCGCTGCGCGCCCAGGGTGACGGCGGCCTGGACCACTCGGCCCTGCTGCGTGCGGTCGAGCGCCTCTCCGGCGCCCAGATCTGA
- the pucL gene encoding factor-independent urate hydroxylase codes for MATILGQNQYGKAENRVVKITRDGDTHHIKDLNVSVALSGDMDDVHYSGSNANVLPTDTTKNTVYAFAKEYGIESAEQFGIHLARWFVNSQEPIQRARIRIEEYAWDRIATSDANSKFIGSDEVNHSFVRKGMETRVTQITYDGQNWEVISGLKDLIVMNSTNSEFWGYVKDKYTTLQEAYDRILATQVSGRWRFNWSDDEQRMPNWEKSYAETKKHMLQAFAETYSLSLQQTLYQMGSRIINHRSEIDEVRFSLPNKHHFLVDLEPFGLKNDNEVYFAADRPYGLIEATILRDGADARIPVDMTNL; via the coding sequence ATGGCCACGATTCTGGGCCAGAACCAGTACGGCAAGGCAGAGAACCGCGTCGTCAAGATCACGCGGGACGGCGACACCCACCACATCAAGGACCTGAACGTCTCGGTCGCCCTCTCCGGCGACATGGACGACGTCCACTACTCCGGCTCGAACGCCAACGTCCTTCCGACGGACACCACCAAGAACACGGTGTACGCGTTCGCCAAGGAGTACGGCATCGAGTCCGCCGAGCAGTTCGGCATCCACCTGGCGCGCTGGTTCGTGAACAGCCAGGAGCCGATCCAGCGTGCGCGCATCCGGATCGAGGAGTACGCCTGGGACCGGATCGCCACCTCGGACGCCAACTCCAAGTTCATCGGCTCCGACGAGGTGAACCACTCCTTCGTCCGCAAGGGCATGGAGACCCGCGTCACCCAGATCACGTACGACGGCCAGAACTGGGAGGTCATCTCCGGCCTCAAGGACCTGATCGTCATGAACTCCACGAACTCGGAGTTCTGGGGTTACGTGAAGGACAAGTACACGACCCTGCAGGAGGCGTACGACCGCATCCTGGCCACCCAGGTGTCGGGCCGCTGGCGCTTCAACTGGTCGGACGACGAGCAGCGGATGCCCAACTGGGAGAAGTCCTACGCCGAGACCAAGAAGCACATGCTCCAGGCGTTCGCGGAGACCTACTCCCTCTCGCTGCAGCAGACCCTGTACCAGATGGGTTCGCGCATCATCAACCACCGCTCGGAGATCGACGAGGTCCGCTTCTCGCTCCCGAACAAGCACCACTTCCTCGTCGACCTCGAGCCGTTCGGGCTCAAGAACGACAACGAGGTCTACTTCGCCGCGGACCGCCCGTACGGTCTGATCGAGGCCACGATCCTTCGGGACGGCGCTGACGCCCGCATCCCCGTGGACATGACCAACCTCTGA
- a CDS encoding thiamine-binding protein has product MRLRVEFTTEPFDLEEAPAHAVAAREVIQKAQLDAVDVGPFGNTAEGDADEVLAAVAALLRDSLESGATRVSLQVNVIGEDTP; this is encoded by the coding sequence GTGCGATTGAGAGTGGAGTTCACGACCGAGCCCTTCGATCTCGAAGAGGCCCCTGCCCATGCCGTGGCCGCTCGCGAGGTCATCCAGAAGGCCCAGCTGGACGCGGTGGACGTCGGTCCGTTCGGCAATACCGCCGAGGGTGACGCCGACGAGGTGCTGGCCGCGGTGGCCGCGCTGCTGCGCGACTCGCTGGAGTCCGGGGCCACGCGCGTCTCGCTCCAGGTCAACGTGATCGGGGAGGACACCCCATGA
- a CDS encoding helix-turn-helix domain-containing protein, with product MTEPRDHPFVTAVKPLVDAMGGELMDPAQALPDDVVLSWEGEDLLAVRLPQLSDSLDHILAALERRHGVPLSQLDRKSKQDIVRILEARGAFSVRHGVETVAGALGVSRFTVYNYLNRENPNKNSKA from the coding sequence ATGACCGAGCCCCGCGACCACCCGTTCGTCACCGCGGTCAAGCCGTTGGTCGACGCGATGGGTGGCGAGCTGATGGATCCGGCCCAGGCGCTGCCCGACGATGTCGTGCTCAGCTGGGAGGGTGAGGACCTGCTGGCCGTGCGCCTGCCCCAGTTGTCCGACTCGCTGGACCACATCCTCGCGGCGCTGGAGCGCCGCCACGGCGTACCGTTGTCACAGCTCGACCGGAAGTCCAAGCAGGACATCGTCCGGATACTGGAAGCGCGCGGCGCCTTCTCCGTCCGGCACGGCGTGGAGACGGTCGCGGGCGCCCTGGGCGTAAGCCGCTTCACGGTCTACAACTATCTGAACAGGGAAAACCCCAACAAGAACAGCAAGGCGTGA